A stretch of DNA from Arcobacter sp. LA11:
AAGAGCTAAAAAGATTAGAGACTTAATTCCTGAAGTAAGAATTACAACGGATATTATTGTAGCTTTCCCTGGTGAAACACAAGAAGATTTTGAAGATACAATTGATGTAATAAAACAAGTTAGATTTGATCAAATTTTTAATTTTAAATATTCTGCTAGACCAAATACACAAGCTTTAGAACTTGAAGATAAAGAAATACCTGATGAGATTGGTAGTGCTAGATTAACTGAAGTAATTGAGTTACATAAACTCCATCAAAGTGAGCATATGGATTCAAATATTGGTAAAACAGTAAATGTACTTTTTGAGTCTTTAAAACCAAATGGAGAAGTATCAGGATTTACAGACAATTACTGTCAAGTATTTGTAAAAGGAAGTGATGAACTTTTAGGACGTTTTGTTGATGTAAAAATTACAGGTGCAACAAGAACAGCTTTAAAAGGTGAAGTGATAAATTAAATGAAATCTTTTTTAATCACAAAAGTTGTTCCTTTTATTTTACAACTTTTTGTAAGATTTATTTATATTACAAGTAAAAAAGTTTTTCATCATCCTAAGATTGATGAAAATGAAGCTCATGTTATTGCCTTTTGGCATGGGGAGCTTTTGATGCAACCTTTTAATTATCAGAAATTAAAGCCAAAAGGTAAAGTAAGTGCAATGATAAGCCAACATAAAGATGGTGAAGCAATTACTAAAACTGTGGAGTATTTAGGGATACATTCTGTAAGGGGTTCAAGTTCAAGAGGTGCTGCAAAGGTTTTAATCTCTGCAATTAAAGAGATTAAAGGTGGAGATGATATTGCAATTACTCCTGATGGTCCTAGAGGACCTAGACACTCAGTTGCAGATGGAATAGTTGCAATTTCAAAGAAGACAAATGCTAAAATATTAGTATTTAATTGTAAACCGAGTAAATATTGGCAGTTTAAGTCTTGGGATAAGTTTATTGTTCCTAAGCCTTTTGGTACTTTGGAGTTTTTTATTCAAGAGCCTTTAGATATAAGTGAACTTGAAATGGAAGATGCAAAAGAATTAATTAAAGAAAAAATGCTTATAAATGCAATGAAATAAGGTGTTAAACTACGATGTTTTCTAAAGAATCTTTATATATCAATGCTATAAAATATAAAGCACAACTAAAGATTAATTATAAAAAATTAAATAATGATGATATTATTGAAACAAATAGTTCCGTATTTATTGCAAAAGATGATATTTTAGGTAGAGATATTGCATCAAAGTTAAATGCTCAAGCATCTCTTATAAATAATACATTTATTTCAACACTACTTCTTCAAGATGAAACTAAACTAGTAAAGAAAAAAGATTTAAAGTCAAAAGATTTTACTTATACTTCTTTAAATAATGACTATGATATATCAGTTTCAAAAAATACTCTTTTTGAAACAAAAAATTATTTTGAAAAATGTGGAGTAGATTATATTTTTTCTGCATATCATATACTAAATTTACATATTGAACAAAATCCTTGTAATAATAATCTTGTAGTATTGTTATTCAATAATCAAGCTTTTTGTGTAATTCTTAATTCTAAAGGAGAGATAGTATTTAATAGAAAATTAGAGTTAACTTCTTTTGAGAAAATTAAAGAGAGTGAATTTTATGAAAATGATATTTTAGGGCAAAAACTTTTTGATGAGATATATTTTTTAGAGTTGAATGAAGCTATTAAAAATACAATAGAAGAGTTTTATAAAATTACAAAAAATGTCTTTATTGAGAAAGTTTCACTTTTATATAATTTAAAACAGATTTCTGAAGAACAAATATCTTCTATGAATGAAAACTTTATGATTGATGTAACTTATCATCCAATTTCTGTAGATGAAGAGTTATTTGAGTTATCAAAAGATTCACATATTCATAAAAGCTTTATTAAACCTAGAAATAAGCCAAACAATGGTTTTTCAAGTTTAATTAGTACACTATTGATACTTGCCTTAATTTTAGGTGTTGGGTACGTCTATCTTCCTTATGATAAATTATTTAATAAAGAAATAAAAAAAGAAGTAGTAGTAAAAAAAGAAGAAGTTATTGAACGAGTAGTTCAACTTCCTGATCATTCTTTTAAAAATGGTGTTATTGAAACTAGAATTTTAAAACTATTAGAAATGGTTCCCTATGATGTGGTATTAAAAGAGTTATTAGTTGAAAAGAATTCGATTAAAATAGATGCTGATTTATTAAATAAAGATACGTATATAAAAGTTATTCAACCTCAATTATTAGAAAGTTATAAAGTAACTAATATTAATTTTAAAGACGAAAAATCGCATATTTTAGAGGGTGTTATTTTAGCTGAGAACTTAAAAGAGAAAAGTATTACTAAATTTAGAGATTATAAAGATACATATATTTCAAATGAATTTATGCCAATAATAACAGTAACAGAACAGATTAAAATACTTTTTCCTAAAGATACTATTGTAACTTTTAAATCAAGTTTTAAATCAGAGGTTGTTACTTTTAATTATTTAGTAAATGTAATTATTAAAAGACCTTTAGAGTTTTTTGAAATTATAAATACAATTAGTAATGAGTTATATTCTATTAATATTTCATATCCAGTTAGTTTTGTAAAAACTGAAGCTGGAATTGAAGTAGAATTTATTTTACAGTTTCATCAGCCAAAATAATTTTTAATCAATCCATGTACTAAGTGCTCTTGGCTTACCTAAATAATAACCTTGTCCATATGTTACTCCAATAGCTGTTAGCTCTTCAACATCCTCTTTTGTCTCAACATATTCAGCAACTGTCTCTTGTCCTTTTAAATGTGCAATTTCTTGAATATATTTAATTACTGCTTTGTCTGTTGGATCTACATGCATATCTTTTACAAAGCTTCCATCTATTTTTACAACGTCAAATGGTAAACTTTTTAAATATTCAAAAGAAGCCATTCCTGTTCCAAAATCATCTAAAGCTAAACCAATTTTTTGAGTTTTTAACCATGAGATAAATTCATTTGCTTGGTTAATATTTCCAATTGCAGAACTCTCTGTAATTTCTAGTTCTAATTTCTCCCAAGGAAAATCAAAATGCTTAATTGCTTTTTTTACTTTCTTTTGGAAGTCTGGATTATTTAATGTTGAACCTGCAAGGTTTATATGTACTGAATGTAGGCCTTCAATATGTTTTGGTTTTTTTGATACTGTTTCTAAATAAGTCCAAAGTACGTGCATATCAATTTCTGCCATAAGTTGATATCTTTCTGCTGCTGGAAGAAAATCACCTGGAGATATGAAGTTATTGTTTTTATCCCACATTCTAATTAAAATTTCATAACTAACTTTATCACTTTTTTCTTGTAAGGGAACAATGTCTTGTGCAAAAAGTTCAAACCTTGATGGCCCATCTTTTAACGCTTCTTTTATCTGTGCTGCTGTTTCTAGTTCAGTATTAAATCTTTTTGTTAAATCATCACTTGGATCATAAATATGTGACTTATTTCTCCCTTTAGCTTTTGCAGTATAAAGAGTTGAATTTGTTGCTTTTAGAAGTTCTTTTAATGTATATTGAAATGGTTTAAAATAAACTAGTGCTATAGAAGCAGATATTGTATATGTTTCACCTTTCCATACAAATCTAAAGTCTCTGAGTTTTTCTAAACTTTTTTCTAGAAAACTTATTCCCGTTTTAGGTGTACAATCTTTTAAAAGTACCATAAAACCATCTCCATCTACTCTTGCAAAAATAGAATCTTTTGATAGAGTAGTTGAATATTCTTTAGTAATCATTTTTAAGAGTTCATCTCCTGCTTGATAACCAGCAGAGTCATTGATAAATTTGAATTGGTCTAAGTCTATATATAATAAATTGTATCCTAAATCTTTTTCATTTTTTAAAGCATTCTGTAGTTGTTCTTCCATGTAGAATCGGTTATATATTCCTGTTAATTGGTCATGGCTTGCTTGAAATTTTAGTTTCTTTGAAGATTTATATATTTGTTTCATTTGTAAGTTAAAACCATTAAACAACTCTTTAATTTCATTATTCGCAGTTGTTTTTACAGTAGTGATTTTATTATTTGTAGGGTCACTATCTTTCATAGCATGTAATAAATCAATAAATGGTTTAGTATAACTTTTACTTAAAAATAAACTCATAATAAACCCAAATAACAATGCAAATGGGAATATTGCTAATAAAGTTTGAGTAATCTGTTTCTCTTTTTGTTTGAATGATGATAAGTCTACATCAATTAATTGAAAACCTAATGTATATCCATCTGCTGATATATCTTTTTTTACAAAGAGATGTTCATTGTCAAAGATAGTTTTTTCTTTGAATACAGTTAGTTGTCTTTTTGTTAATTCTTTTGTATCTCCATATTGGAATATTGCTTTATTGTTTTCATCATATAGAATAACTCCTCTAATCTCTTTAAAGGCTGATAGTCTAAATGTTATATCTGATAGTACATCAGCATTTGGGTTTAATATGAAATTTAAAAGGTCATTATTTAATGATTGAGTAATCGCTTCAGTTTGAGTAATGGCATTTTGACGATTCTCTTTTTTTTGTATATTTAATATAAAAAATAGAGTGCTTGCTTCTACTACTATTACAATTAAAGTCATAAAGACTATTAATTGTGTTTTTATTCTAAAACGATTCCACATTTAGTTTGAAACTTTTGATTTATTTATTATTGGTAAATTATTGTCATTCCCCCATTCTTTCCATGAGGCATCATAATTTGATACATTATAACCTAGTTCTCTCAATGCAAAGTAATTTGTAGATGCAACTCTTCCAATTGCACAATATAGGACAATTTTTTTATCTTTGTTAACGTTTTTATATAATTCTTTTAAATCATTAATTTGCTTTAATTGTGTTGTATTGTCTTTTTCTTCTAAGTTATGCACAGCAGGTATATGAATAGCTTTTGGAATATGTCCAAATCTTTTTGCTAAAGATTCTTTTCCTATATATGAGTTATAACCTCTAGCATCAATAATAACTTGATTTGGGTTTTTTGTCGCAATTTGAGTTGTAAATTTTGTAGATAATCTTTTGTTATTGATTGAAGCTACATAATTACTTTGTTTAACTTTTAGAACTTTTGTTGAAATAGGATAATCTTCTGATTCCCATTTGTTAAAACCACCATTTAATAATTTTACTTTTTTGAAACCATAAACTTCTAGTGTCCAAAAAACTCTTGATGCATCATAAAAAATTCCACTATCATACACTATAATCTCATCATTTATATCTAAACCTAAATTTCTTATTACTCCTTGAATCTTATTGGGTTTTACTATTTTCCCATCAATTCTCTGATTATCATAAGTTAAATTTACTGGTAGATTTATAGAGCCTTTTATATGCCCATTTAAAAAACTTTCTGCATTTCTAACATCAATTATTTTATACTTTGATATGTTTTTAGATAGTTCATTTATACTAATTCTTAATTCTTCTGCATTTAATGAAATAGAACTTAAAAATAAAATTAATACTAGACAAAGTTTATTTTTCATAATAAATACTCCTGTTTTTTTATAAAGTCACTTATTTTACCACAAATACCATAAAATATAATATTATTATATCTTATTTTTATAAATTGATAATATTACTATAGTTTAAATACCTACCTACTTATAGGAGTTATAAATATTTTATATACATTTATATTAAATGTAGACAAATTATTTTTATAGATTATGAAAAATTATTTATATAATAGTTGACTAAGTAGTAAAAAGTAAAGCTTTTGCTTTACTTTTAAATAAATAAGTAATTTATTACCAAACTTTTATTTCGTTGTATACAGAATCTCTCTCAACAGGTTCAAATCCAGAGTTTTTAATTAAGTCTACAAAGTTTTGTAAAGGTATTCCTTGTGCACTAGCAGCTCCAGCAGCACTTTGGATTGATTCTTTTTCTATTGTTCCATCTAAGTCATTAGCTCCAAATTCTTGAGCAAGAAGTGCTAATTTAACAGTTGATGTAACCCAGTAAGCTTTTATATGTGGAATATTATCTAGTAAAATTCTAGCAATAGCTATAGTCTTTAAAATTTCTTGTCCTGTTAAGAAGTCTTTTACTTTTAAAAAGTTGTTTTCTTTTTGATATACAAGAGGTATGAAGGCATTAAAACCATTTGTTTCATCTTGTAAATCTCTTAGTCTTAACATATGGTCAATTCGATGTTCTCTTGTTTCAATATGTCCAAAAAGCATTGTTGCATTACTTTGATGTCCTGATTTATGCCAAAGTTTGTGAATGTCTAACCATTGTTGTGAAGTTACTTTTCCTCCACAAATCTTTTTTCGTACTTTTTCATCAAAAATTTCTGCTCCACCACCTGGCATTGAGTCAACACCACTTTCAATCATTTTTGAAATAATTTCCTCATATGTTAAATTATACTCTTTTGAAAGAAAATGAATTTCTGCTGCTGTTAATGCTTTTATATGAATATGAGGATATTTTTCTTTAATTTTTTTAAATATATCTAAATACCACTCTAGTCCTGTATCTGGATTATGAGCAGATACAATATGTACTTCTTTGATATTCTTTTTAGAAGAGTTTTCAACAATATCCATAATTTCTTCATGTTTTAATGTATATGGTTTTGGATTTTTTCTACTTGCACTATATGCACAAAACTGACAAACATCTTTACAAATATTTGTTGGATTGATATGTCTATTTATATTAAAATATGTTTTTTTATTGTGTTTTTCTTCTCTAACTCTATTTGCATAAGATGCTAAGGTAAATAAATCTAAATCATATAGTTTTATCGCATCTTCATATGTAAGTCTTTCATTCTTATCTAATTTCTCTATAATACTCATTTACTCTTCTTAATTTTTTTGATTTATTTACAGTCAATGTCTTTACTGTATTTTCCTTTATTACTTCTATGTACAAATCCAATACAATCTTTATTTAAATCTATATCTTTAAAAGCTATTTTGTATACAGTACTTTTTATTTTTGTTTCTTTATCTTCTACACTTAGTTTATTTATAACTTTTATATCTATAATATTTTTATGTCCCAATGAAGATAGAACTTCTTCCATCTTCATGCTTTTAGTTGTTGTTATAAATATAAAGCCTGCAAGTGCAATTAGCGTCATTATTGAAATTAAGACAATTGTCTTTTTAGGCATTTTTCTTATTTCAACTTCGTTACTCATAGAATCATATCTTTTAGGGGTTTAAAACTATCATTTTCTTTATCATAAAAATCCATATTTCCTGATTCGATATCATAGTACCAACCATGAATTTGAAGTTCACCTGTTTTTAATAATCTTACAATATCAGGATATGTTAATAGATTATCTAATTGATGTCTTATAGAGTTTCTTTCCGTTGCTCTATACATTTCTTCTTCAGTATTAAATTTTTTATTTTTTAATGTTCTTTCTTTAGCTTGTTTACCTAAATTTAACCAAGTTTTTACATGAATAAAAGAGTCATTGCTTGGAATTTCCTCATATAAACTTTTACAAGCACCACAATGAGAATGTCCACAGATAATGATATGTTTTACTTTTAAAACAGCTATTGCATATTCAATTGCTGCGGCACTTCCATGAAAATCTTCATCATGTTTAAATGGAGGAACAAAGTTACCTACATTTCTTAAAATGAACATATCACCAGGTCTTGTATTTAACATTAAGTCAGGTGTTACTCTACTATCAGAACAGCCTATAAACATAACTTCTGGACGTTGCCCATGTTCAACTAATTCTTTTAATTCAGATTCAATTCTTGGAAAATTAAATTTTCTGAAGTCCTCATGTCCTTTGATTAAATTTTTTAAAACCATTTTATTTCCCTATACTTTTTATTATTCTTTGATCTTTTGTTGTTACTGCTGTAATTTTTTTGATTGTATCTTTTTCTTCATCATCTACATTTCTATATTCTATTAAATAATCAATCCTATGGCAGGAAACTAAAACTGTATATTGTGAAAGTTTTATATTTTCACAGTTTTTCATATTTATATAGTTTTCATTTGCGAATGAAAATATACTAAACAATGCTAATAGTAAAATTTTTTTCATTTTAATTCCTTTAATATTTTACATACATTTGTCAAGTCTTCAGAACTTACATCAATTTTTGCAATTAACCTAATAATTGCACTTTTTACAGTGGGCTGTCTAATTGCACCAACTAAATATCCCTTTTGTTTTAATACTTCTTGAATTTGTAGAACTTTTTTATTATCAGAAATATTTATAGGAATAATTAAACTATCTGACTTTATACCTAAATTATCATTTATAATCTGTAAATTGGAAGCAATTTTACCTTTTATTTTTTCAGTATTTTCTAAAATATATTTTAAAGATTCTAAACCTAAGGAAATATCAAATAAAGAGGGTGCTGTTGTATATATTATTGCTTTAGCTCGATTTAGTAAAAATTCGATTATATGAGCACTTGCTAAAATATATGCTCCATAGCTTCCATAGGCTTTTCCTAAGGTTCCCATTTTGATATGATTCTCTTTTGGAGTTATATTATAATAATCAAAAATACCCAGTAAGTTCTCTCCTATTACACCAGAAGAATGTGCTTCATCTACTATTAGTAGAGCATTTTTTTTATCAGCAAAATCAAAAATTTCTCGTGGTGCAATATCACCTTCCATAGAGTAGACACCTTCAATGGCAATAAGCTTTCGTCCTTTGTTTTCACAAGTATTGAATTTCTCTTCTAAATCTTTATAATCATTATGATTGAATATTACAATTTGATTTTTATTTAATAGTTTAGTTGCTAGCATCCCACTTGCATGGTACTCTTCATCTATAAAAAGTGTATCACCTTTTCTAACAAGAGCTTCAATCATGGATATATTTGCTAAAAAACCACTACCTACAACCACAGCATCTTCAAAATCATTTGCTTTTTTTAATGCATCTTCAAAATTTTTATGAATTTTACTATAACCGTTTACAAGTATAGAAGCTTTAGGGGAAGTATATTTTTCTTTAGAGACTCTTTTATAAGCATTTTCAAAAATCTCTTTATTTCCAGATAAGCCAAGATAATCGTTTGATGCTAAATCTATCAGATTTTCATCATAAATTTCTCTAGTTCTTAAACGATTTGATTTTTTGATGGTATTTAGTTCTTTAGAGTACAAGAAATGCTCCTAATAATTTGGATATTGTATTAAAATGTGTATTAAAAATTGGTAAATTTTTTCAATGCTACTGTTTTGCTATAGTCCTAGGTTACAATTTCTCTACCTACTAATTAAACGTCCTTCATAGTAGAAAAAAGAGCAGAGATTTTATCTTTGGCTCTTTTTTTTATTAAAAAAATAAATTTATAGTTAAATTTGATTTACAATTAGATTTGCAGTTTCTAAATTTGAGTGGACAAAACTTTTTATATTTAAATCTTTTAATTCTCTTTTTTCTTTTAAAGAATCGATTTTTACTATTAGGTTTATATCTTCTTTAAATTTTAACAATGCCTCACAAATTAGTCTTTTTTCGTTTAAATCTCTAAGAGTAATTACAATACTTGAAGCTTCATCTACTTTAAGAGATTCAATTACAGGAAGTTTTTCAAGGTGTCCAAAATAAGCCATATATCCATTTTTTCTTGCAAGGAGTACATGTTTTAGATTATCAGAAATTATTACAAAAGATTCTTCTTTTTGTTCTAGTTTATGAGCAATTATTCTTCCTAGCATTGAATACCCACAAATAATAGTATGATTTTTTTTATCAATTGGTGTGATTTTATCTGACTCATAAAATTCAGTTACAAAAATAGAAGCTATTTTATAAATATTGTTAACAATAAATGGTGTAACCATCATTGATAAAACAGTAACTAAAATTAAAAACGTACCAAGAGTTTCATCTAAAATATTGTTAGCAGAGGCTAGGGCAAAAACTGCAAAAGAAAATTCACCTATTTGGCAAAGTGAAATGGCTGTTTTTATGGAATCACTTTTATTTGATTTTCTTTTAATGAGAAAATATATTACAAAAGCTTTTATTATCATGACAGTAATAAAAACTAAAAGAATATAATGAATATTACTTATAAAAAAAGATACATCAATTTTTGTTCCAACTGAAAAAAAGAAAGTTCCTAAAAGTAAATCTTTATATGAAGCAATATCCGACTCAACTTTAATATGATATTTTGATTCAGCTATAATCATACCTGCAATAAACGCTCCTAAAGAGTAAGTAAATCCTAGTTCATGTGCAAGAATTGATGTTCCTATTACTATTGATAAGACTGAACCTAAAAAGAGTTCTTCTAGTTTTGAGTTTGCTGAAAAATGTAAAAACCAGTTCATAAGTTTTTTCCCTAGAGTAAACATAAAAACGATAATTAATAGTGCAGAAAAAAATGTTTTCAATAAAATTTCATTTAAACTTAATGTGTCATTTGATAGAAATGAAATAAGTAATAATATAGGAATCACAGCTAAATCTTGGAATACTAAAATAGCTGTTGCTTTTTCTCCATAAGGAGTATAAATATCTTTTGATTGTTTTAGATATGTTAATACAATTGCCGTAGAAGATAAAGAGAATGCAAGAGATATTATAATAGATGAACTTGTATCTATTTGAAAAACATATTTTGAAACTAAATATATAATGGTTGCACTAATAGCCACTTGAAAAAAACCATTTACAAAAAGTATTTCTTTCATTTTTTTTAGTTTTTCTATTGGCATTTCAAGTCCAATTGTAAACATAAGAAATACGATACCAAATTCAGCTATTAATTCTAAGGCATGTAAATCAGCTTCCATATTTAAATTAAAAATAAATGTAACAATAGTACCTGTTAGGATATAGCCAATAATATGCGAAATAGATAACTTTTTAAAGATGATATTTAAAATGGTTGATAAGGCTAGAGATGTGAAAATTATTATTAGTGTAGTTTCCATTTTGATATATTATCAAAAACTAAGTAGTGCTTTGTATTTTTTATGTATATTAAACACGCAGGTTAAAAAATATCAATATATATTCTAAAAAAAATTATTAATCTGATATAATATTTTATCAAAAATAAGGTTTATCATGTTTCAAAAAATAAAAGAGTATTTAAGTTATGGGAAAAATCATATAGTAACAGTTATATTAAAAGGACTTTTTTGGCTAGCACCAATTGCAGCTATTACTATTATTGTACTTTGGATTTATGAAAAAGTTGATCTTCTAACTGGAAACTTATTTAAATTAGTAGGATTTGAGCCTGCAAACTTTCCAATTCTTTGGACATTTATTGGTGTTGCATTATTAGGTTTTTTAGCTTATGTTTTAGGTGTTTTTGTTGAAACAGGACTTGTAAACTTTGTTCAAAAAATTTATTCTAAGATACCTGGTTATGGGACAATTAAAGAGTTAATTAATATTTTTAATACTTCAAAATCTGGTGAGAAAAAAGTATTAGTTGTCCTAGTAGGTGGATTTGCAAAAGATGATTATAATATTGGACTGATGTATTCAACAAAAGAGTCAGTTGTAAAAGACCATTATACGGTAACCTTATCCATGACTCCAATCCCAAATGGTGGATATATGTTTGAAACACATAAAGATAAAATTTATGTAATAGAAGAAGCAACCTTTGATTCAAACTTACAATATTTACTTTCAATGGGTGTAAAATCAATGGCAGAGATTTTGAATATCGAACCTAAACCTATTGAGGAATATAAAACGATATCTCAGTATTTAGATGAAAAAGAAAATAAAGAGATTAAAGAATAAAATTTAATTTATTTTGTAG
This window harbors:
- a CDS encoding lysophospholipid acyltransferase family protein, which gives rise to MKSFLITKVVPFILQLFVRFIYITSKKVFHHPKIDENEAHVIAFWHGELLMQPFNYQKLKPKGKVSAMISQHKDGEAITKTVEYLGIHSVRGSSSRGAAKVLISAIKEIKGGDDIAITPDGPRGPRHSVADGIVAISKKTNAKILVFNCKPSKYWQFKSWDKFIVPKPFGTLEFFIQEPLDISELEMEDAKELIKEKMLINAMK
- a CDS encoding EAL domain-containing protein; this translates as MTLIVIVVEASTLFFILNIQKKENRQNAITQTEAITQSLNNDLLNFILNPNADVLSDITFRLSAFKEIRGVILYDENNKAIFQYGDTKELTKRQLTVFKEKTIFDNEHLFVKKDISADGYTLGFQLIDVDLSSFKQKEKQITQTLLAIFPFALLFGFIMSLFLSKSYTKPFIDLLHAMKDSDPTNNKITTVKTTANNEIKELFNGFNLQMKQIYKSSKKLKFQASHDQLTGIYNRFYMEEQLQNALKNEKDLGYNLLYIDLDQFKFINDSAGYQAGDELLKMITKEYSTTLSKDSIFARVDGDGFMVLLKDCTPKTGISFLEKSLEKLRDFRFVWKGETYTISASIALVYFKPFQYTLKELLKATNSTLYTAKAKGRNKSHIYDPSDDLTKRFNTELETAAQIKEALKDGPSRFELFAQDIVPLQEKSDKVSYEILIRMWDKNNNFISPGDFLPAAERYQLMAEIDMHVLWTYLETVSKKPKHIEGLHSVHINLAGSTLNNPDFQKKVKKAIKHFDFPWEKLELEITESSAIGNINQANEFISWLKTQKIGLALDDFGTGMASFEYLKSLPFDVVKIDGSFVKDMHVDPTDKAVIKYIQEIAHLKGQETVAEYVETKEDVEELTAIGVTYGQGYYLGKPRALSTWID
- a CDS encoding sulfurtransferase — translated: MKNKLCLVLILFLSSISLNAEELRISINELSKNISKYKIIDVRNAESFLNGHIKGSINLPVNLTYDNQRIDGKIVKPNKIQGVIRNLGLDINDEIIVYDSGIFYDASRVFWTLEVYGFKKVKLLNGGFNKWESEDYPISTKVLKVKQSNYVASINNKRLSTKFTTQIATKNPNQVIIDARGYNSYIGKESLAKRFGHIPKAIHIPAVHNLEEKDNTTQLKQINDLKELYKNVNKDKKIVLYCAIGRVASTNYFALRELGYNVSNYDASWKEWGNDNNLPIINKSKVSN
- the mqnE gene encoding aminofutalosine synthase MqnE; translated protein: MSIIEKLDKNERLTYEDAIKLYDLDLFTLASYANRVREEKHNKKTYFNINRHINPTNICKDVCQFCAYSASRKNPKPYTLKHEEIMDIVENSSKKNIKEVHIVSAHNPDTGLEWYLDIFKKIKEKYPHIHIKALTAAEIHFLSKEYNLTYEEIISKMIESGVDSMPGGGAEIFDEKVRKKICGGKVTSQQWLDIHKLWHKSGHQSNATMLFGHIETREHRIDHMLRLRDLQDETNGFNAFIPLVYQKENNFLKVKDFLTGQEILKTIAIARILLDNIPHIKAYWVTSTVKLALLAQEFGANDLDGTIEKESIQSAAGAASAQGIPLQNFVDLIKNSGFEPVERDSVYNEIKVW
- a CDS encoding carbonic anhydrase, producing the protein MVLKNLIKGHEDFRKFNFPRIESELKELVEHGQRPEVMFIGCSDSRVTPDLMLNTRPGDMFILRNVGNFVPPFKHDEDFHGSAAAIEYAIAVLKVKHIIICGHSHCGACKSLYEEIPSNDSFIHVKTWLNLGKQAKERTLKNKKFNTEEEMYRATERNSIRHQLDNLLTYPDIVRLLKTGELQIHGWYYDIESGNMDFYDKENDSFKPLKDMIL
- a CDS encoding pyridoxal phosphate-dependent aminotransferase family protein — encoded protein: MYSKELNTIKKSNRLRTREIYDENLIDLASNDYLGLSGNKEIFENAYKRVSKEKYTSPKASILVNGYSKIHKNFEDALKKANDFEDAVVVGSGFLANISMIEALVRKGDTLFIDEEYHASGMLATKLLNKNQIVIFNHNDYKDLEEKFNTCENKGRKLIAIEGVYSMEGDIAPREIFDFADKKNALLIVDEAHSSGVIGENLLGIFDYYNITPKENHIKMGTLGKAYGSYGAYILASAHIIEFLLNRAKAIIYTTAPSLFDISLGLESLKYILENTEKIKGKIASNLQIINDNLGIKSDSLIIPINISDNKKVLQIQEVLKQKGYLVGAIRQPTVKSAIIRLIAKIDVSSEDLTNVCKILKELK
- a CDS encoding cation:proton antiporter; the protein is METTLIIIFTSLALSTILNIIFKKLSISHIIGYILTGTIVTFIFNLNMEADLHALELIAEFGIVFLMFTIGLEMPIEKLKKMKEILFVNGFFQVAISATIIYLVSKYVFQIDTSSSIIISLAFSLSSTAIVLTYLKQSKDIYTPYGEKATAILVFQDLAVIPILLLISFLSNDTLSLNEILLKTFFSALLIIVFMFTLGKKLMNWFLHFSANSKLEELFLGSVLSIVIGTSILAHELGFTYSLGAFIAGMIIAESKYHIKVESDIASYKDLLLGTFFFSVGTKIDVSFFISNIHYILLVFITVMIIKAFVIYFLIKRKSNKSDSIKTAISLCQIGEFSFAVFALASANNILDETLGTFLILVTVLSMMVTPFIVNNIYKIASIFVTEFYESDKITPIDKKNHTIICGYSMLGRIIAHKLEQKEESFVIISDNLKHVLLARKNGYMAYFGHLEKLPVIESLKVDEASSIVITLRDLNEKRLICEALLKFKEDINLIVKIDSLKEKRELKDLNIKSFVHSNLETANLIVNQI
- a CDS encoding DUF502 domain-containing protein is translated as MFQKIKEYLSYGKNHIVTVILKGLFWLAPIAAITIIVLWIYEKVDLLTGNLFKLVGFEPANFPILWTFIGVALLGFLAYVLGVFVETGLVNFVQKIYSKIPGYGTIKELINIFNTSKSGEKKVLVVLVGGFAKDDYNIGLMYSTKESVVKDHYTVTLSMTPIPNGGYMFETHKDKIYVIEEATFDSNLQYLLSMGVKSMAEILNIEPKPIEEYKTISQYLDEKENKEIKE